The window CGCAATCCCTGCCGCCACGTAGGAAGCTAATGCAACCGGCGGAGTGATATTAGACAAGCACGCATAAATTAGCACAAACATATGCGCAGATAATGGTGGAACACCAAGATTTTCGAGAACTGGCGCTCCGATTGTTGCCACGATGACATAGGCAGCCACTCCCGGCACACCCATACCTAAGATGATACTCATTAACATGACGAGCAAACTCGCAACGAGCAAGCTTTCATTCGTATACGTCATGATTGTATAACCAAATGTCAATCCAAGCCCTGTCAAGGATACGGTTCCAATAATAATGCCGATCGTCGCACAAGCGACCGCGACGCCAAGCGCCCCTTTCGCCCCTTCTTCCAAGGCTTGTAGGATTTTCTTCGGTCCCATAAACGTCTCTTTCCGAAGCCAGCTTGCGACGACACAAGCGAGGATTGAAAAGACCGCCGCAAATACCGGCGTATATCCGGTAAACAATAGAACAAGCAAGACGATAAGCGGTATGGAAAGATGCCCTTGTTTTTTAAGGACATCCATTACTTTTGGAATATTGTCACGCGACAACCCTTTCAGTCCAAGGCGTCGTGCCTCAAAATGAACAACCATGATCAGCGTCAAATAATAAAGGAAAGCTGGAATGATTGCAGCAACCAGTACAGTTGTATACGGAACACCCAAATATTCCGCCATGACAAATCCGACGGCGCCCATAATAGGTGGGGCGAACTGGCCACCTGTCGAGGCAACCGCTTCCACCGCGGCCGCAAAGCGAGCTTTATATCCATTCTTTTTCATAAGCGGAATCGTAATCGTTCCCGTCGTAGCGACGTTGGCAAGCGCACTTCCGTTGATCATTCCCATCAAGCTGCTGGCGAGGACGGCCACTTTCGCAGGACCGCCCGGAGAGCCGCCCGCAATCGTTAATGATAAATCATTGATGAACTGGCTGAATCCACTGATTTTCAAGAAGGCACCGAACAAGATAAACAGGAAAACGAACGTCGCCGAAACACCGATCGCAATTCCGAAAATCCCTTCACTGCCGTAGAACATATAATCGATGACACGTTTGAAACTAAAGCCGCTATGCCCAAACATTCCCGGCACCCAGGAGCCAAGAAACGTGTACAGCAGGAAAATTAGTGCCAAAATGGCGAGGTTTCCGACAACCCGGCGGGATGCCTCAAATACGAGCAAAATACCAAGCGCTCCAAAAATATAATCAGTGGCTACCAAATAGCCACCCCGAAGTACTATCGTTTTATAATTTAATAATAAATATCCAAGCGCCGCGATACTGAGTGCAATAAAAAGTAAATCGAGCACAGTCGGAACCGTTCGTCCCGCCTTCTCTTTCTTCCGTGCCGGATATAGCAAGAATACCATGACTAAGACGAAAAGCAGATGCCATCCTCGGAGTGTAATCGCATCAAGGACGCCCGTTCCCGCGGCATACAGTTGAAAAATCGACCAGATGACCGCAATTGCAGATACCACCACCGCCGTCTTCCCAACATACTTCCGAAAACGCATCTCGCTGTCCACTTTCTCAATCAGTTCCTCGCCTGTTTCAGCAGTTTGTCCCATTAACCCCACCTTCTCTCATGTTGTTTTCCCTATTAATCCAGGAGGCTGAAGTGTGCCAGCTGTATAATTGTCTCTATCAGGTAAAATATTCCGACTATACACCTCTATCAGAATGTTAACAACCAAGCAAAGTCGCGTCAACACAACGAGGGAAAGATAGGGAATTATACGTAGTATTTCCAATTACAAAAAGAGGAAAGAGACAGATAAATAGAGAAAATTGTCAAATATCCTAGAGGAAGTACAGGGGAAAATATGCAGGGAACACCGGTGTCCATTAAGCTTGTACGACAGTACCAACGTGTTGTTTAATCCATTAATGCCATCGGAATAAAAAGAGAACCTCAAGTGTAAATTGGCACAACCATTTACAAAACGAAGTGCTTTCACCAACAAGAATTTCAATGTCGATTTTACTTTCTTTATTACAAGTGAATACTTCGCAGAATGCAAAAAAGGGAATTGGGTTGCCCCCCTTCCCCTTTTAACATTGCCTCAATGACAAATATCCCCTCGTGCAAGCCTAGAGGCACTATCTCAAAATCCCCTCGACATAGATCTGGTCGATATCCTCATAATCCAAATAGCTGAGAATCCGGTATAAATTGAGTGCCGCTACCGAATGACTGAACGAATAGCCTAATTTCAGCTTACCCTCTGCAACCGAAAATTGCTTATAACGCCCTTCCGCCTTTGACCATTCACTCTCTGGAAGCAAAGGAAAATATAAGGTCCGTGCCACTTTCAATTCTTTTAACTTCTCCACATCTTTCAACAGTTCAACGGATTTCGGATTCGCTTCCGTTGCTTCCCTGATCAGTTGTTCCACGGCTGCCCTTGAGCTTGGAAAAGACTCATATGCCGAGGTTCCGTCTGAACTTGCCTTCCGCTTGATACCACTGATT is drawn from Sporosarcina sp. FSL W7-1349 and contains these coding sequences:
- a CDS encoding TRAP transporter permease, producing the protein MGQTAETGEELIEKVDSEMRFRKYVGKTAVVVSAIAVIWSIFQLYAAGTGVLDAITLRGWHLLFVLVMVFLLYPARKKEKAGRTVPTVLDLLFIALSIAALGYLLLNYKTIVLRGGYLVATDYIFGALGILLVFEASRRVVGNLAILALIFLLYTFLGSWVPGMFGHSGFSFKRVIDYMFYGSEGIFGIAIGVSATFVFLFILFGAFLKISGFSQFINDLSLTIAGGSPGGPAKVAVLASSLMGMINGSALANVATTGTITIPLMKKNGYKARFAAAVEAVASTGGQFAPPIMGAVGFVMAEYLGVPYTTVLVAAIIPAFLYYLTLIMVVHFEARRLGLKGLSRDNIPKVMDVLKKQGHLSIPLIVLLVLLFTGYTPVFAAVFSILACVVASWLRKETFMGPKKILQALEEGAKGALGVAVACATIGIIIGTVSLTGLGLTFGYTIMTYTNESLLVASLLVMLMSIILGMGVPGVAAYVIVATIGAPVLENLGVPPLSAHMFVLIYACLSNITPPVALASYVAAGIADANQHKVSMTAMKLGITGFILPFFFLYEPALLLGEEPFINSLIPTITAVVGTISLAAGLQGWFMKRANWMQRSILLTIGILMMVPGIITDAIGITLLILLFIWQKLEKPSVSMATEAD